From a region of the Methanoculleus receptaculi genome:
- a CDS encoding ABC transporter permease, whose translation MALDRLLNVARKEFSDQITSRRFIIILALFLAISAIGIHTGIENYNTLLDSYNQQLQYMQDSEAPYAGWMPEKPSIMLVFSAMMSYMVSLGSVLAIATGFDLVSREKETRSLKTLLSHPVYRDEIINGKALGGIAALGFAMVLALAISFAMLLIFSIVPTVEESLAILVFGAVSLLFLLGYFAVALTMSTVAPESGSALIYTLVIFVLVSSLIPILGMAIGNVFVGDPPQPPQSTPMVVRSDGGGGYFTSTSSQSVVHVGADDPAWQQYEEDRKRYVQRQALVYDISYILSPQMNYAVVSMAVTNPRVAPMISSPYTYDYTQVSTAETPGLADALAQVWKNLAALIVFPSVFFAAAYVKFMRMDIR comes from the coding sequence ATGGCACTCGATCGACTGCTCAACGTCGCACGAAAAGAGTTCTCCGACCAGATCACCAGCAGACGGTTCATCATCATCCTGGCGCTCTTCCTGGCGATATCGGCGATCGGCATCCACACCGGGATCGAGAACTACAACACCCTCCTCGACTCCTACAACCAGCAGCTCCAGTACATGCAGGACTCTGAAGCGCCATACGCCGGCTGGATGCCCGAGAAACCCTCGATCATGCTCGTCTTCAGCGCCATGATGAGTTACATGGTCTCGCTTGGCAGCGTCCTTGCCATCGCAACCGGGTTTGACCTGGTATCAAGAGAGAAGGAGACCCGATCGCTAAAGACACTCCTCTCACACCCGGTCTACCGCGACGAGATCATCAACGGCAAGGCGCTCGGCGGCATCGCCGCGCTCGGGTTTGCGATGGTGCTCGCGCTCGCCATATCGTTTGCGATGCTCCTCATATTCTCGATCGTCCCGACGGTTGAGGAGTCTCTCGCCATCCTGGTCTTTGGAGCCGTCTCGCTTCTATTCCTGCTTGGCTACTTCGCCGTCGCGCTCACGATGTCGACGGTCGCCCCGGAGAGCGGGAGCGCTCTGATCTATACCCTTGTGATCTTTGTGTTGGTCTCCTCGCTCATCCCCATCCTCGGGATGGCGATCGGGAACGTCTTTGTGGGCGACCCGCCCCAACCGCCGCAGTCAACACCGATGGTGGTCAGGAGCGACGGCGGGGGTGGATACTTCACCAGCACGTCCTCCCAGAGTGTGGTCCATGTTGGGGCCGATGACCCCGCCTGGCAGCAGTATGAAGAGGACAGGAAACGGTATGTCCAACGGCAGGCCCTCGTATACGACATATCATACATACTCTCGCCGCAGATGAACTACGCCGTGGTTTCCATGGCGGTCACAAACCCGAGGGTCGCTCCGATGATCTCCTCTCCCTACACCTACGACTACACCCAGGTCTCCACCGCGGAGACCCCGGGCCTTGCCGATGCCCTTGCCCAGGTCTGGAAGAACCTCGCCGCCCTCATAGTCTTCCCATCGGTCTTCTTCGCCGCGGCCTATGTGAAGTTCATGAGGATGGATATACGGTGA
- a CDS encoding ABC transporter ATP-binding protein, protein MIRTENLTKVYNGKPAVDGLNLEVGEGEIFGFLGPNGAGKSTTILMLTGMIEPTAGRCFVDGIEVANDPLAVKRIIGYLPEDVGFYGNLTGEQNLDYFARFYDMNAADRKERIAEILRLVHLDGVTQKAGEYSRGMKQRLGLAQALINDPKVLFLDEPTANLDPEGVREYRDLVTRLAGEGKTVFVSSHILSEVRAVCRTVGLLAAGRLVAQGTIDEVARTLASPGGETFRIVVETAEDLPDLSDPDIIEFERDGNRAVIQAKSDIRERLAAAIAEEGLHIREIRLEEPSIEDAFMALYRG, encoded by the coding sequence ATGATAAGAACAGAGAACCTTACAAAGGTGTATAACGGAAAACCGGCCGTAGACGGCCTGAACCTGGAGGTCGGGGAAGGCGAGATCTTCGGTTTCCTCGGCCCGAACGGTGCCGGGAAGAGCACAACGATCCTGATGCTCACCGGCATGATCGAGCCAACCGCCGGCCGGTGTTTTGTCGACGGGATCGAGGTCGCAAACGACCCGCTCGCCGTGAAGAGGATCATAGGCTACCTCCCCGAAGATGTCGGGTTCTACGGGAACCTGACCGGCGAGCAGAACCTGGACTACTTCGCCCGGTTCTACGACATGAACGCAGCAGACCGGAAGGAACGGATCGCCGAGATCCTCAGACTCGTCCACCTCGACGGCGTCACCCAGAAGGCAGGGGAGTACTCCCGCGGGATGAAACAGCGGCTCGGACTTGCCCAGGCGCTGATCAACGATCCGAAAGTGCTCTTCCTCGACGAACCCACGGCAAACCTCGATCCCGAGGGCGTCAGGGAGTACCGCGACCTCGTCACGCGGCTTGCCGGAGAGGGAAAGACGGTCTTTGTCTCCTCCCACATCCTCTCTGAGGTCCGGGCGGTCTGCCGGACGGTAGGGCTGCTTGCGGCAGGAAGGCTTGTTGCGCAGGGAACCATCGACGAAGTCGCCCGGACGCTTGCCTCCCCCGGCGGCGAGACGTTCCGGATCGTCGTCGAGACCGCAGAAGACCTGCCTGACCTCAGCGACCCCGATATCATCGAGTTCGAGCGGGACGGGAACCGCGCGGTCATCCAGGCAAAGAGCGATATCCGGGAGAGGCTTGCCGCGGCCATCGCCGAAGAGGGGCTGCATATCCGGGAGATACGGCTCGAAGAACCTAGCATCGAGGACGCCTTCATGGCGCTCTACCGGGGGTGA